The proteins below come from a single Cannabis sativa cultivar Pink pepper isolate KNU-18-1 chromosome 3, ASM2916894v1, whole genome shotgun sequence genomic window:
- the LOC115710084 gene encoding glycerol-3-phosphate dehydrogenase [NAD(+)] GPDHC1, cytosolic, which produces MVGSVETRKSYVYSNGVSIQKNQNICNLEEKLDELRTILNKADGDPIRIVGVGAGAWGSVFAALMQDSYGQFRDKVQIRIWRRAGRAVDRATAEHLFEVINSREDVLRRLIRRCAYLKYVEARLGDRTLYADEILKDGFCLNMIETPLCPLKVVTNLQEAVWDADIVVNGLPSTETKEVFEEISKYWKERITVPIIISLAKGIEAKVEPVPHLITPTQMIKCATGVPIENILYLGGPNIASEIYNKEYANARICGSEKWRKPLAKFLRQPHFIVWDNSDLVTHEVMGGLKNVYAIGAGMVAALTKESATSKSVYFAHCTSEMIFITHLLAEEPEKLAGPLLADTYVTLLKGRNAWYGQMIAKGELSRDMGDSISGKGMIQGVSAVGAFYELLSQSSLNMLHPEEKKHVAPVELCPILKMLYRILITGEQSPQAILEALRDETLNDPRERIEIAQSHVFYRPSLLGQP; this is translated from the exons ATGGTGGGAAGTGTTGAAACAAGGAAAAGTTATGTTTACTCAAATGGGGTTTCTATTCAGAAGAATCAGAACATTTGTAATTTGGAAGAGAAACTTGATGAACTAAGAACCATTTTAAACAAGGCTGATGGTGATCCCATTAGGATTGTTGGTGTTGGGGCTGGGGCTTGGGGGAGTGTTTTTGCTGCTTTGATGCAAGATAGCTATGGTCAATTTCGGGATAAGGTTCAGATTAGGATATGGAGAAGAGCAGGGAGAGCTGTTGATAGAGCAACAGCTGAACACCTTTTCGAGGTGATCAACTCGAGGGAAGATGTTCTTAGGAGGTTAATTCGTCGTTGTGCTTACCTAAAATACGTCGAGGCTAGGCTCGGGGATCGAACTCTTTATGCAGATGAGATTTTGAAAGATGGATTTTGCTTGAACATGATTGAAACACCACTTTGTCCTTTGAAAGTTGTGACTAACTTGCAGGAGGCTGTTTGGGATGCTGACATTGTTGTGAATGGCTTGCCTTCAACCGAAACGAAGGAAGTTTTTGAAGAGATTAGTAAGTATTGGAAGGAGAGGATTACAGTTCCTATCATTATCTCTTTGGCTAAAGGGATTGAAGCTAAAGTTGAACCTGTTCCACATCTAATAACTCCCACGCAAATGATTAAATGCGCAA CTGGAGTACCTATAGAGAACATTCTATATCTAGGAGGACCGAACATTGCATCAGAAATCTACAACAAAGAATATGCTAATGCTCGAATATGTGGATCCGAAAAGTGGAGAAAACCTCTGGCGAAATTCCTAAGACAACCTCATTTTATTGTTTGGGACAACAGTGATCTTGTCACACATGAGGTGATGGGTGGCTTGAAAAATGTCTATGCCATTGGAGCAG GAATGGTAGCAGCCCTCACAAAGGAGAGTGCTACCAGCAAATCGGTATATTTTGCTCATTGTACTTCGGAGATGATTTTTATTACTCATTTGTTGGCGGAAGAACCCGAGAAACTTGCAGGGCCTTTGCTTGCTGACACTTATGTTACCTTACTAAAAGGTCGTAACGCTTGGTATGGACAAATGATTGCCAAGGGCGAACTAAGCCGAGATATGGGCGACAGTATCAGTGGAAAAGGAATGATTCAG GGGGTCTCTGCAGTGGGAGCTTTTTATGAACTTCTTAGTCAATCGAGCCTGAACATGTTGCATCCCGAAGAGAAGAAGCATGTTGCTCCTGTAGAGCTATGCCCCATTTTGAAGATGCTTTACAGAATTTTGATAACAGG TGAACAATCGCCGCAAGCCATTCTTGAAGCCTTAAGAGATGAAACCTTGAACGATCCGAGGGAACGAATTGAGATTGCACAAAGCCATGTGTTCTACAGGCCATCACTTCTTGGACAACCTTGA
- the LOC115710123 gene encoding uncharacterized protein LOC115710123 isoform X1, whose amino-acid sequence MADSEKQTGLGDSLKPFFHRASEAEERLSRLEAALATKKDAGNEELLKVISELQSKLESTNAELVSESEKARKLAVENAKLQYRIQHLVWAVEKVDHHELEQTNFFFINYFGLR is encoded by the exons ATGGCGGATTCTGAGAAGCAAACTGGTCTTGGAGATTCCTTGAAACCCTTCTTCCATAGAGCCTCCGAAGCCGAG GAACGATTGTCAAGACTTGAAGCTGCACTTGCCACTAAGAAAG ATGCTGGAAATGAAGAACTTTTAAAGGTGATAAGTGAACTTCAGTCTAAGCTTGAATCTACAAATGCAGAACTAGTTTCAGAAAGCGAAAAG GCTCGAAAACTTGCTGTTGAAAATGCTAAGCTCCAATATCGAATTCAACATCTTGTTTGGGCAGTTGAGAAGGTTGATCATCATGAATTGGAACAAACCAA ttttttttttatcaattattttGGTCTCAGGTGA
- the LOC115710123 gene encoding uncharacterized protein LOC115710123 isoform X2 has translation MADSEKQTGLGDSLKPFFHRASEAEERLSRLEAALATKKDAGNEELLKVISELQSKLESTNAELVSESEKARKLAVENAKLQYRIQHLVWAVEKVDHHELEQTK, from the exons ATGGCGGATTCTGAGAAGCAAACTGGTCTTGGAGATTCCTTGAAACCCTTCTTCCATAGAGCCTCCGAAGCCGAG GAACGATTGTCAAGACTTGAAGCTGCACTTGCCACTAAGAAAG ATGCTGGAAATGAAGAACTTTTAAAGGTGATAAGTGAACTTCAGTCTAAGCTTGAATCTACAAATGCAGAACTAGTTTCAGAAAGCGAAAAG GCTCGAAAACTTGCTGTTGAAAATGCTAAGCTCCAATATCGAATTCAACATCTTGTTTGGGCAGTTGAGAAGGTTGATCATCATGAATTGGAACAAACCAA GTGA